CAGTTACGAACGAAGTAAGTTACTGTTTGTTAGATCCGCCGTAGGCGGATAACTCATCTAACGAACGAAGTAAGTTACTGTTTGTTAGATCCGCCGTAGGCGGATAACTCATCTAACGAACGAAGTAAGTTACTGTCCAAGGACATCATTCCGGCAAACAAATACAGTTTCCGGCTACGCCCTTAGTTCCCAAAGTTCCATCGCAAGCCGATGTAAATGTAGCAACCGCTTTAGATGTTGCCGATTCAGGAACAAAGCAGGTATGCACCAAACTTGTAGCGTCTTGAGTTACATACAAAAGCCCCAAATTAGTTCTTCGCGCAAACTCCGGCTTAACCTCATTCTTTAAGACTAATTCGGATATAAACGCTCCCGCGGCATTAGCCAAAACATGGTTAGGAGCGGCCGCCGCCCACGGATACGCTTGGAAAGTAGTATAGTACCTCTCATAAGCGTTCAAAAGCTCTGCCGCATCGCTTTTTTTGCCAGCGTCGTTGGCTTTTCTAATCTGTTCTATTGGGTTAATTGCCGAAAGTATCGCTGTTGCTAAAATACCCAAGATAACAATAACAATCAAAAGCTCTATAAGCGTAAAACCTTTTTTATTAAATTGCATTCCTTTCACCTCCTTTTACAAACAGTTACAAATGATAATGAGTTACTGTTTGTTAAACCCGCCGTAGGCGGGTTAAAACGAACTAGTTAATTTATAAATCGGCGTTATTATTGATAAAATCAAAACCCCCACCATCAATCCCAGAACTATCATAATTACAGGTTCCAAAGCCACCGACAAATTTTTTAATTTTCGGTCAACTTCATTTTCAAAATACAATGAAAGTTTTCCTAAAACCTCATCCATCTTGCCGGTTTCTTGCCCAACATTAATCATTTGAGAAACAATAGGAGGAAAATTGGGGTCCGCCGCAATACTTTCAGAAAGAGGTCCGCCCTTTTCAACTTTTTCAGCGGAATTTCTTATGGAATCAATATATAAAACATTGCCTACGGCTTTTGAGGATATGTACAAAGACTCAACAATGGGAACACCCGCGCTCACTAAAAGGCTTAAAGTTCGGGTGAACTCGGTAAGCTCTTTCTCTTTATTTATTTTTCCAAACAAGGGCAGACGAAAACTCATTTTAGCTAACTGGTATTTTCCAGTTTTAGATTTCTTATAATAATTAAAACCTAAAACGGCGAGAATTGCAATAAGAATAATCAAGTACCATTTAGTGATAAAAAAATCCGAAAGCCCTATCATAATTTTGGTAGGCAGGGGAAGTTCCACATTAAGGCTTGAATACATAGAAGTAAGCTTTGGGATAACAAAAACCACAATAAGAATAAAAACTCCTATCATAGCGATAGAAATAATAGCGGGATAAATTAAAGCGCCCTTAACCTTCGCTTTAAAATCCCTTTGCTTTTCCAAAGTATCGGCAAGTCGCGTTAAAACCACATCCAAATTACCCGAAGCTTCGCCGGCTTTAACCAAACTTATGTAAGTGGGCGGAAAAACATCTGAAAATTTAGACAAAGCGTCCGAAAAAGAAACTCCCACCTCAACATCTTTAGCAACCTCATTTACAACATCCTTAAAAGGACCCGCTTTTAATTGCGCGTTAAACAAATCCAGAGATTGCGGCAAAGTTAAACCCGAAGAAACCATCGTAGCCACCTGATGCGTAAAATTAACTTTATCGTTAAGAGATGGTTTTTTTAAGGAGCTTAAAAATTTATCTAACCCTTTATTCTTTTCACTTTTGGTAAGTGAAATAACCGAAAGACCTCTTTCTTTTAGAAGCGACACCGCTGTCTTTTCGTTTAGAGACTCCACATTTCCCGAAATAGTAGTCCCTTTTTCGTTTTTTGCTACATAGCTGTAAAGCATCTTAACCTTTAATCAACCTAACTAAAACATCCGGTTTTAAAGTTTTTGATTTTGCTTCTTCAAGAGAAATTTTGCCGGTGTTAACAAGTTTGGCAAGCGAATGTTCCAAACTAACCATACCCAAATCCAAACTGGTGGCTATTATATTGTCAATTTGGTGTCCCTTACCCTCTCTTATTACATTCCTAACCGCGTTGGTGGATAAGAGTATTTCCACCGCGGGAATCCTTTTTCCATCCAAAGTGTTAACAAGCCGTTGACACACCACCGCTTCCAAAGCGTTGGCAAGCTGTACTCTAACTTGCTGTTGCTGATACTCGGGAAACACATCAATAATCCTATCTATACTTTGAGCCGCCGAATTTGTATGCAAAGTTGCAAAAACCAAATGCCCCGTTTCCGCAATGGTAAGAGCGGAAGAAATAGTTTCATAGTCGC
The genomic region above belongs to Patescibacteria group bacterium and contains:
- a CDS encoding type II secretion system F family protein, with the translated sequence MLYSYVAKNEKGTTISGNVESLNEKTAVSLLKERGLSVISLTKSEKNKGLDKFLSSLKKPSLNDKVNFTHQVATMVSSGLTLPQSLDLFNAQLKAGPFKDVVNEVAKDVEVGVSFSDALSKFSDVFPPTYISLVKAGEASGNLDVVLTRLADTLEKQRDFKAKVKGALIYPAIISIAMIGVFILIVVFVIPKLTSMYSSLNVELPLPTKIMIGLSDFFITKWYLIILIAILAVLGFNYYKKSKTGKYQLAKMSFRLPLFGKINKEKELTEFTRTLSLLVSAGVPIVESLYISSKAVGNVLYIDSIRNSAEKVEKGGPLSESIAADPNFPPIVSQMINVGQETGKMDEVLGKLSLYFENEVDRKLKNLSVALEPVIMIVLGLMVGVLILSIITPIYKLTSSF
- a CDS encoding type II secretion system GspH family protein → MQFNKKGFTLIELLIVIVILGILATAILSAINPIEQIRKANDAGKKSDAAELLNAYERYYTTFQAYPWAAAAPNHVLANAAGAFISELVLKNEVKPEFARRTNLGLLYVTQDATSLVHTCFVPESATSKAVATFTSACDGTLGTKGVAGNCICLPE